A window of Pseudodesulfovibrio hydrargyri contains these coding sequences:
- a CDS encoding acyltransferase family protein, giving the protein MDRPGHPGKGDRDLSIDIAKVFGIMLVVMAHSQSPFPLEKMITSFTMTVFYMISGLLYKPRGVAHALRNKLSTLVVPYFMAAIVTLPTLWAIGQGSLFNTDIVFRLLDAKDEGLVWNSPLWFLPSLFITIVAFSLLEAALRSTRAAALAGIVLGLAASYLVLPVRPFLFFGLDTAVPGLAFFSLGVLVSGRDSLRNPSPRWNLAAFALCFGLWVATRMLGGHPYFIMAKYRISPNLLFFATGIAGTFATLYFARFLDLIWKQDGSGLPARLLLFLSSSMFGIYVFHKPIINSIRDYVPPLGGLRFLVLFIAGVTISSLLLALLRVVSPRLTRALTGSR; this is encoded by the coding sequence ATGGATCGGCCCGGACATCCCGGCAAAGGAGACAGGGACCTGAGCATCGACATCGCCAAGGTGTTCGGCATAATGCTCGTGGTGATGGCCCACTCCCAATCGCCTTTTCCGCTGGAAAAGATGATCACTTCGTTCACCATGACCGTGTTCTACATGATCAGCGGCCTGCTCTACAAACCCCGAGGCGTCGCGCACGCCCTGCGCAACAAGCTGAGCACGCTGGTTGTCCCCTATTTCATGGCGGCCATCGTCACGCTGCCCACCCTCTGGGCAATCGGCCAGGGGTCGCTGTTCAACACGGATATTGTCTTCAGGCTGCTCGATGCGAAGGACGAAGGTCTGGTGTGGAACTCCCCCCTCTGGTTCCTGCCGAGCCTCTTCATCACCATAGTGGCGTTCTCGCTGCTCGAAGCCGCGCTGCGGAGCACCCGGGCCGCCGCCCTAGCCGGGATCGTCCTCGGGCTGGCGGCCTCATACCTGGTTTTGCCCGTCCGCCCTTTTCTGTTCTTCGGCCTGGACACCGCAGTCCCGGGCCTGGCCTTCTTCAGCCTTGGAGTCCTGGTCTCCGGCCGGGATAGCCTGCGCAACCCCTCGCCCAGGTGGAACCTCGCGGCGTTCGCTCTCTGCTTCGGCCTGTGGGTGGCCACCAGGATGCTCGGCGGCCACCCCTATTTCATAATGGCCAAATACAGGATCTCTCCCAACCTGTTGTTTTTCGCCACCGGCATCGCCGGGACATTCGCCACCCTGTACTTCGCCCGATTCCTGGACCTGATATGGAAACAGGACGGCTCCGGCCTCCCGGCGCGGTTGCTGCTGTTCCTCTCCTCGTCCATGTTCGGCATCTACGTCTTCCACAAACCGATCATCAACAGCATCCGCGACTACGTTCCGCCCCTGGGCGGTCTCCGATTCCTCGTCCTCTTCATTGCGGGTGTAACGATATCCAGCCTCCTCCTGGCCCTGCTCAGAGTCGTGTCGCCCCGCCTGACCAGGGCGCTCACGGGCTCCCGATAG
- a CDS encoding putative quinol monooxygenase: MAKTYVTAVIMAKDGCEAALEKELRKVIPEVRAEAGCLRYDLHRSGYGNTFLFYEIWESPAHLEAHGRSAHMAAMREATADLQACPTEVNLWDAVDAA, translated from the coding sequence ATGGCGAAGACCTATGTGACGGCCGTCATCATGGCCAAGGATGGCTGCGAGGCGGCCCTGGAAAAGGAACTGCGCAAGGTGATCCCCGAGGTCCGCGCCGAGGCGGGCTGCCTGCGCTACGACCTGCACCGCTCGGGCTACGGCAACACCTTCCTGTTCTACGAGATATGGGAGAGCCCGGCCCACCTGGAGGCCCACGGCCGCTCCGCGCACATGGCCGCCATGCGCGAGGCCACGGCCGACCTGCAGGCCTGCCCCACCGAGGTCAACCTCTGGGATGCGGTCGACGCGGCCTGA
- a CDS encoding RNA polymerase sigma factor, with the protein MPVHLDDAEVIERILDGDRDAFALLLKRHESHVSRLVAAHVPADQAAEVAHEAFIRAYKGLPGYRPVKPFRNWLTTVTLRCCKDYWRRTYRSREAPVCDLSEDGQRWLDTALAAASAEEFETLARRRELGEILAAVLDMLSPLDRMVMTLSYLEERSTKETAEMLGLSVPNVKVRAFRAKRKLKGFLKRYGIQGEEHEA; encoded by the coding sequence ATGCCCGTACACCTGGACGACGCAGAGGTCATCGAGCGCATCCTCGATGGCGACCGGGACGCCTTCGCGCTCCTGCTCAAGCGGCACGAGAGCCATGTCTCCCGGCTGGTGGCCGCGCATGTGCCCGCCGACCAGGCGGCCGAGGTGGCGCACGAGGCGTTCATCCGGGCGTATAAGGGACTGCCGGGCTACCGTCCGGTCAAGCCGTTCCGCAACTGGCTGACCACCGTGACCCTGCGCTGCTGCAAGGATTACTGGCGCAGGACGTACCGGAGCAGGGAAGCTCCGGTATGCGACCTGAGCGAGGACGGGCAGCGCTGGCTGGACACGGCCCTGGCCGCAGCCTCGGCCGAGGAATTCGAAACCCTGGCCCGGCGGCGTGAGCTGGGCGAGATACTCGCGGCCGTCCTGGACATGCTTTCGCCGCTGGACAGAATGGTCATGACCCTAAGCTACCTGGAGGAGCGTTCGACCAAGGAGACGGCGGAGATGCTCGGCCTCAGCGTGCCCAACGTCAAGGTGCGCGCCTTCCGGGCCAAACGGAAACTCAAAGGCTTTCTCAAACGCTACGGCATCCAAGGAGAGGAGCATGAAGCGTAG
- a CDS encoding Tex family protein: protein MNDKHIQRISQELALSGKHVKAVASLIDEGATVPFISRYRKEATGSMDEVAVGKIRDRLTELAELDKRRDSILSSLAERGLLTDELKIAIENAKDKTILEDIYLPHRPRRQTRASIAKERGLAPLAKSIFKQEGINPKLEAKRFVDADKDVPDIETALAGARDIIAEDVSEQSKIRGALRVLFVKRGRFQSKVVKKMMEEGQKFRDWFEWDEPLVRVAGHRALAMFRGEKEKVLRLFLRPPDDEGVGLLVRELVHGSGPDAQEVGLALEDSYKRLLRPSIENEVRAEIKKRADAEAIGVFASNLRELLLAAPLGQKRVLALDPGFRTGAKLTVLDAQGALQDHTAIYPTGSKKQQTDAAQILRDLCSRYDVEAIAIGNGTAGRETEAFVRELGLGVPVVLVNESGASIYSASEVARREFPDLDLTVRGSVSIGRRLMDPLAELVKIDPKSIGVGQYQHDVDQTALKKGLDDVVERCVNSVGVDLNTASAELLTHVSGLGPVLAENILAYRDENGSFSSRRELLKVARLGPKAFEQAAGFLRVKGKEILDSSAVHPERYDLVKKMARDAGCSVAELVTNEDSRARVDIGSYVSEDVGLPTLRDIMNELAKPGRDPRAGFSVFSFAEGVNDIKDLHEGMKLPGIVTNVTKFGAFVDIGVHQDGLVHISQLSDGFVRDPSDVVAAGKEVEVTVLSVDVQRRRIGLSMKNG from the coding sequence TTGAACGACAAACATATCCAGCGCATCTCGCAGGAACTTGCGCTCTCCGGCAAGCATGTAAAAGCCGTGGCCTCTCTCATCGACGAAGGGGCCACGGTTCCTTTCATCTCCCGCTATCGCAAGGAAGCCACGGGGAGCATGGACGAAGTGGCCGTCGGCAAAATCCGTGACCGGCTCACCGAGTTGGCCGAACTGGATAAACGCCGCGACTCCATCCTTTCCTCTTTGGCCGAACGGGGGCTTCTCACTGATGAACTCAAAATCGCCATCGAGAACGCCAAGGACAAGACGATCCTTGAGGACATCTACCTTCCGCACCGCCCCAGACGCCAGACACGCGCGAGCATCGCCAAGGAACGCGGCCTGGCTCCTTTGGCAAAGTCGATCTTCAAGCAGGAGGGCATCAATCCCAAATTGGAGGCGAAGCGCTTTGTCGACGCCGACAAGGATGTCCCCGACATTGAGACCGCCCTTGCCGGTGCACGAGACATCATCGCGGAAGATGTGAGCGAGCAATCCAAAATACGTGGAGCCCTCCGCGTCCTGTTCGTGAAGCGTGGCCGTTTCCAGTCCAAGGTCGTCAAGAAGATGATGGAGGAAGGGCAGAAATTCCGGGATTGGTTTGAGTGGGATGAGCCGCTTGTGCGTGTCGCGGGGCATCGGGCCTTGGCCATGTTCAGAGGGGAGAAGGAAAAAGTCCTCCGGCTCTTCTTGCGACCGCCCGATGATGAAGGCGTGGGCCTGCTGGTTCGTGAGCTGGTCCACGGTTCCGGCCCTGATGCCCAGGAGGTCGGATTGGCCCTTGAAGACAGCTACAAACGGCTTCTTCGTCCCTCCATTGAAAACGAGGTCCGTGCGGAAATCAAGAAGAGGGCGGATGCCGAAGCCATTGGCGTATTCGCCTCGAACTTGCGCGAGTTGTTGCTCGCGGCGCCTCTTGGCCAGAAGCGTGTACTGGCTCTTGATCCCGGTTTTCGAACCGGCGCCAAACTTACCGTCCTCGACGCCCAGGGCGCACTCCAGGATCATACCGCGATCTATCCGACCGGCTCAAAGAAACAGCAGACTGACGCGGCGCAGATACTCCGCGATCTTTGTTCACGGTATGACGTCGAAGCCATAGCGATAGGCAACGGCACGGCGGGACGCGAGACCGAGGCCTTCGTGCGTGAGCTTGGTCTTGGTGTTCCCGTCGTTCTGGTCAACGAGTCCGGTGCCTCCATCTACTCGGCCTCCGAAGTGGCCAGGCGTGAGTTCCCGGATCTTGATCTCACTGTGCGCGGCTCTGTTTCCATCGGCCGCAGGCTCATGGACCCGCTGGCCGAACTGGTCAAGATTGATCCCAAATCAATTGGGGTGGGACAGTATCAGCACGACGTGGATCAGACCGCTTTGAAAAAGGGACTTGATGACGTTGTGGAGCGGTGCGTCAACTCTGTAGGCGTCGACCTTAACACCGCCAGCGCCGAACTGCTGACCCATGTCTCCGGCCTTGGACCGGTGCTGGCCGAGAACATCTTGGCTTACCGAGACGAAAATGGATCGTTTTCTTCACGGCGCGAGTTGCTCAAGGTGGCTCGGCTTGGCCCCAAGGCCTTTGAGCAGGCCGCCGGATTCCTCCGCGTCAAAGGCAAAGAGATTCTCGACAGCAGCGCCGTTCATCCCGAGCGATATGATCTGGTGAAAAAGATGGCCAGGGACGCGGGGTGCTCCGTTGCCGAACTGGTGACGAATGAGGACTCCCGGGCCCGCGTGGACATCGGATCGTATGTTTCCGAAGATGTGGGCCTGCCGACCCTTCGGGACATCATGAATGAACTTGCCAAGCCCGGCCGTGATCCACGAGCCGGGTTCAGCGTGTTTTCCTTTGCCGAAGGGGTGAACGACATCAAGGATCTCCACGAGGGCATGAAGCTGCCCGGCATCGTCACCAACGTGACCAAGTTCGGTGCCTTCGTTGATATCGGCGTCCATCAGGACGGCCTGGTGCATATCAGCCAGCTCTCGGACGGTTTTGTCCGTGATCCTTCCGACGTCGTGGCCGCGGGCAAAGAGGTGGAAGTCACTGTGCTCAGTGTTGACGTTCAACGGCGGCGGATTGGGTTGAGCATGAAAAATGGATAA
- a CDS encoding oligosaccharide flippase family protein, with translation MISVHRLLARNTIASFLRHFINLGILFYLTPFTIAAIGDLQYGLWAVVLTVAGYSGLLDMGITTATTKLAAEYRSKGELDELNELITSSISLFTLFGAACLVAIMLFMPRYIASIDHGALGSESPLAISALIGIDILFVFVANIFTGIILSFHQFHMKSLIDITLGVLKLIATIVVLNAGYGLLGLAVVKLSVSVLSTIALYMVFKRQMPTHKLRLRMPAPAQMKRLINLGGKLFYMTLAIRLVDKTSPIIIVSTIGTIWNAYNSVVNRLATYGNEIVYSTTAAFMPVFSELYAQDDDGTARGLYLQYTRYVIALSMPIFFGVMVLGPDFVGVWIDPVYKEKGGAALRFLAGSFAIVGLQPLLGRLVIGRGDVGFYTKTMTIGLVLNILLSIPACYLGGITALAALSTVASLCFFSIFTVYLSRSFHISITDQLLRCYLKLAPPIAVFLLAFFLIDDRLPSNSYADVFLKAAILVAAYVPVAFVTMLSANERSRIWRMVVLRGRQAG, from the coding sequence ATGATTAGCGTGCACAGGCTGTTGGCGAGAAACACCATAGCCTCCTTCCTCAGGCATTTCATCAACCTGGGCATCCTTTTCTATCTGACGCCGTTCACCATCGCGGCCATCGGAGACCTGCAGTACGGGCTCTGGGCGGTGGTTCTGACCGTGGCCGGGTATTCCGGGCTGCTGGACATGGGGATCACCACGGCCACGACCAAGCTTGCGGCGGAGTACCGTTCCAAAGGGGAGCTGGATGAACTGAACGAGCTGATAACCTCGTCGATTTCCCTGTTCACCTTGTTCGGGGCGGCATGCCTGGTGGCGATTATGCTGTTCATGCCTCGGTATATAGCCTCCATAGACCACGGCGCGCTCGGGTCCGAGTCGCCCCTGGCCATTTCCGCGCTGATCGGGATCGATATCCTGTTCGTCTTCGTCGCCAACATATTCACGGGTATCATCCTCAGTTTCCATCAGTTCCACATGAAGTCGTTGATAGACATCACTCTTGGCGTGCTGAAGCTGATTGCGACCATCGTTGTCCTGAACGCGGGATACGGCCTGCTCGGCCTGGCGGTGGTCAAGCTGTCCGTGAGCGTCCTGTCCACGATCGCCTTGTACATGGTCTTCAAGAGACAGATGCCGACCCACAAGCTGCGGCTCCGGATGCCGGCTCCGGCGCAGATGAAGAGACTGATCAACCTGGGCGGCAAGTTGTTTTACATGACCCTGGCCATCAGGCTGGTCGACAAGACGTCGCCGATCATCATCGTGTCGACCATCGGCACCATTTGGAATGCCTATAATTCCGTGGTAAACCGCCTGGCCACCTACGGCAACGAGATCGTCTACTCCACCACGGCGGCGTTCATGCCCGTCTTCAGCGAGCTCTACGCCCAGGATGACGACGGGACGGCCCGAGGCCTGTACCTGCAATATACGCGGTACGTCATCGCCCTGAGCATGCCGATATTCTTCGGCGTGATGGTGCTCGGTCCCGATTTCGTCGGCGTGTGGATCGATCCGGTCTACAAGGAGAAAGGCGGGGCCGCCCTGCGGTTTCTCGCCGGGTCCTTCGCCATTGTCGGCCTGCAGCCCCTCCTGGGACGGCTGGTCATCGGCCGTGGGGATGTCGGCTTCTACACGAAGACCATGACAATCGGCCTGGTCCTCAACATCCTGCTCTCCATACCGGCCTGCTACCTGGGCGGGATCACGGCCCTGGCCGCGCTGAGCACCGTCGCCTCGCTGTGTTTCTTCTCCATCTTCACGGTGTATCTGAGCAGAAGTTTTCATATTTCCATCACGGACCAGTTGCTGCGCTGCTACCTGAAGCTGGCCCCGCCTATCGCGGTCTTCCTGCTCGCGTTTTTTCTCATCGACGACAGGCTGCCCTCCAACTCCTACGCCGACGTCTTCCTGAAGGCGGCCATCCTGGTGGCGGCCTATGTCCCGGTGGCGTTCGTGACCATGCTGAGCGCAAACGAGCGCTCGCGGATATGGCGGATGGTCGTCTTACGCGGCCGCCAGGCCGGATAG
- a CDS encoding glycosyltransferase family 2 protein: MAVAANEEVMVSVVIPTYNRAGLIGKALESVLRQSYGKYEIIVVDDGSVDDTKAVVTGNYPQARYIYKDNGGAASARNIGISEARGELVAFLDADDAWYESKLEKQVEVMAADTGIPLCFTDWREVKDGRVWHESGVHWGRGFRPDGDYVYHNMVNGFKMLPSCTMVRKDLLVKHGLFNEELPICEDWDLFLKISTEGDVAYIDTPLLDRHLEDDRLTAKRAIWMRASVTIIEDHLRLISSGRLVVGDSRAAWETLTQRLLQDGHTLAYILYTSGKGAEARNLLVRCMRIAKGTTKDAVILLLKTFIPYKIGHGMKYILLGKWLKND, from the coding sequence ATGGCCGTTGCGGCGAATGAAGAAGTCATGGTCAGTGTCGTCATACCGACGTACAACCGCGCGGGCCTGATCGGCAAAGCCCTCGAGAGCGTGCTGAGGCAATCGTACGGGAAGTACGAAATCATCGTGGTGGACGACGGTTCGGTGGACGATACGAAGGCTGTCGTGACGGGGAACTATCCCCAAGCCCGATATATATACAAGGACAATGGCGGGGCCGCTTCCGCCCGGAACATAGGCATTTCGGAGGCAAGAGGGGAGCTGGTCGCGTTCCTCGACGCCGATGACGCCTGGTATGAAAGCAAGCTTGAGAAACAGGTTGAAGTGATGGCGGCCGATACGGGCATTCCGCTGTGCTTCACGGATTGGCGCGAGGTCAAGGACGGCAGGGTCTGGCATGAATCCGGCGTGCACTGGGGCCGTGGCTTCAGACCGGACGGCGACTATGTTTATCATAACATGGTTAATGGATTCAAAATGTTGCCGTCATGCACCATGGTCAGAAAGGACCTGCTCGTCAAGCACGGCCTCTTCAATGAGGAACTCCCCATTTGCGAGGACTGGGATCTTTTTCTGAAAATATCGACCGAAGGCGACGTGGCCTACATCGATACGCCTCTGCTCGACCGACATCTGGAAGACGACCGGCTGACGGCGAAAAGAGCAATCTGGATGCGTGCCTCCGTGACTATAATTGAAGACCATCTGCGGCTTATATCGAGTGGCCGGCTGGTGGTCGGCGACAGTCGCGCCGCATGGGAAACATTGACCCAAAGGCTGCTGCAGGACGGGCATACCCTGGCGTATATCCTCTACACATCCGGAAAGGGCGCGGAGGCAAGAAACCTCCTTGTCCGGTGCATGCGGATCGCCAAGGGGACCACCAAGGACGCGGTCATACTGCTGCTGAAGACGTTCATCCCGTATAAGATCGGTCATGGAATGAAATATATATTATTGGGCAAGTGGCTGAAAAATGATTAG
- a CDS encoding exosortase C-terminal domain/associated protein EpsI: MNRKFVLVFALLLAAGAYIQLVEPKPVLLERPLSEFPARVGEWRMVREDIFSPEIMAILRPTDYMSRDYVDAQGHRVTLYIGYHGGRKGDGGIHSPRNCLPSSGWYTNSTGLIPVRLRDGRDVEIVDTVMSKDVYTVSFYYWYQVRGGILTNEYALKLSEMWNSIVSRRKDAAFIRVSMPIPDPHAGRNPVMDRFVADFYPLIHQYLPE, from the coding sequence ATGAATCGTAAGTTCGTCCTCGTTTTCGCCCTGCTGCTCGCGGCAGGGGCCTACATCCAACTGGTCGAACCGAAACCCGTACTCCTGGAAAGGCCGCTGTCCGAGTTCCCGGCGCGGGTGGGGGAATGGCGCATGGTCCGGGAGGACATCTTCTCCCCGGAGATCATGGCCATCCTGCGGCCCACGGACTACATGTCCCGGGACTACGTGGACGCCCAGGGGCACCGGGTGACCCTGTACATCGGCTATCACGGCGGCAGGAAGGGCGACGGCGGCATCCATTCCCCGCGCAACTGCCTGCCCAGTTCGGGCTGGTACACCAATTCCACCGGGCTCATTCCGGTTCGCCTGCGCGACGGCCGGGACGTCGAGATCGTGGACACGGTCATGAGCAAGGACGTTTATACGGTCTCCTTCTATTACTGGTACCAGGTCAGGGGTGGCATTCTGACCAACGAGTACGCGCTCAAACTGTCCGAAATGTGGAACTCCATCGTCTCCCGGCGCAAGGACGCCGCCTTCATCCGCGTGTCCATGCCCATCCCGGACCCGCATGCGGGCCGTAACCCCGTGATGGACCGCTTTGTCGCAGATTTCTATCCCCTCATCCACCAATACCTGCCGGAATGA
- the xrtA gene encoding exosortase A, with amino-acid sequence MTVSKWLEANKWYVAAYCVVIGLVYHEIITDMVSDWARDDNYSHGFLVPLVSAYFLWANRKSILEAPAEPAGWGLWIVLLGLAQLVVGSLATEYFTMRTSMITVTGGTIVYLLGWEACRRMLLPLLYLLLMVPIPVILYDSMTMPLKLFVAKVSVQGLVFFGYPVLREGNIIMLPNITLEVADACSGLRSLMSLIALSVAFAFLTQRGVWKKWVLIVSALPVAVITNIMRVFLTGVLAKHYGSVAAEGFFHEFAGFMVFFVAMVVMAVIGWGLKLGEKRHES; translated from the coding sequence GTGACAGTTTCCAAGTGGCTCGAAGCAAACAAGTGGTACGTGGCCGCGTACTGCGTGGTCATCGGTCTGGTGTACCACGAAATCATCACCGACATGGTCTCGGACTGGGCCAGGGACGACAACTACTCCCACGGGTTCCTGGTGCCGCTGGTCTCCGCCTATTTCCTCTGGGCCAACCGCAAGAGCATCCTTGAGGCCCCGGCCGAACCGGCGGGCTGGGGACTGTGGATCGTGCTCCTGGGGCTGGCGCAGCTGGTGGTCGGTTCCCTGGCCACGGAATACTTCACCATGCGGACCTCGATGATCACCGTCACCGGCGGGACGATCGTCTACCTTTTGGGTTGGGAGGCGTGCAGGCGGATGCTGCTTCCCCTGCTGTACCTCCTGCTGATGGTGCCCATTCCGGTGATCCTCTACGACTCCATGACCATGCCGCTCAAACTCTTCGTGGCCAAGGTCTCGGTCCAGGGGCTGGTCTTCTTCGGCTACCCGGTCCTGCGCGAGGGAAACATCATCATGCTGCCCAACATCACCCTGGAGGTGGCGGACGCGTGCAGCGGCCTGCGTTCGCTCATGTCCCTGATCGCGCTCAGCGTGGCCTTCGCCTTCCTGACCCAGCGCGGCGTCTGGAAGAAATGGGTGCTCATCGTCTCGGCCCTGCCCGTGGCCGTGATCACCAACATCATGCGGGTGTTTCTGACCGGCGTGCTGGCCAAGCACTACGGGAGCGTGGCCGCGGAAGGGTTCTTCCACGAGTTCGCCGGGTTCATGGTCTTTTTCGTGGCCATGGTCGTCATGGCCGTGATCGGCTGGGGCCTGAAACTGGGGGAGAAGCGCCATGAATCGTAA
- a CDS encoding SIS domain-containing protein has translation MCGIASFLSNRLWVAVPDVSWLGELEASFAEANAGTDLLAASKPLNELAGRFYDLMSFGVHMRLVGDAEALGALSSIRDTIRALRNAAAVKLEQGPRTDELESLREALDDYLWQIEREVLVNVDRTLALMPGELAGDVEARDRHFLAWGAEQVLQSIDKLEVRGRDSAGVALAFVLPEGVDPEAGLTAAQKQELADRSSINNADTRQVLVRKLADGRTACRFLYKVAQLVGQLGDNGAALREFIKHDELLWTMSQGLRTLNIIAHTRWASNGIISVPNCHPVDGLVEGDMSTGLEKTMFVLNGDVDNYRTLVEESVLSKGAHIPSAISTDAKILPVLFHLGVEESDDAEERFRNVLRRCEGSLAVVMQNLNDFDSQFLAQKGSGQSFYIGRTQDGWLVASEAYGMAARARSSFPVAVHRQGGVSVVLRDTDPSDAVPVARYLDNGEPVALAEETIEIFSRDIFRGEYAHYIEKEIHEAPDSVRNTLHGKYLKKNGGVEFLPEGFGRGPALVGRFRDKTRPIRRIICVGQGTAAVAAMAVSRLLRRTLADTGMAIESYTGSELIGFMGDEGMDDVFLIPVSQSGTTTDTNRVVDLCRDRGAWVNCIVNRRNSPLVQKSDSHIYTSNGRDVEMAVASTKAFYSQIAAGKLLSLWLADILGTMDKGAILKEIEALEGLPAKIDKVLENKEQIAEVARKYAPVHRYWALVGNGANCVAAQEVRIKLSELCYKSIPCDVTEDKKHIDLSTEPLTLVMASDLPEMVVTDTVKETTIFKAHNGSPIVFCAEDEDRFDRVAEATVKVPRAGGGLDFVLETVAGHWWGVSAAKAIDGHAEPFRRARVLIGGMLEGNTTFDREKLLIALNECVERIASGATDSALPARVAASLANYMLWLVNQARAIQATEARLPDILTILNKAIEEMTRPIDTIRHQAKTVTVGISRPQG, from the coding sequence ATGTGCGGAATCGCGAGCTTTTTGAGCAACAGGCTGTGGGTGGCCGTGCCGGACGTATCCTGGCTCGGGGAGCTCGAGGCGTCCTTTGCCGAGGCCAACGCCGGGACCGACCTCCTCGCGGCGTCCAAGCCGCTGAATGAGCTGGCGGGTCGGTTTTATGATCTGATGTCGTTCGGGGTGCACATGCGGCTGGTGGGGGATGCGGAGGCGCTGGGGGCGTTGTCGTCCATCCGGGACACCATCCGGGCGTTGCGCAACGCGGCGGCCGTGAAGCTGGAGCAGGGGCCGCGCACGGACGAGCTGGAGTCGCTGCGCGAGGCGTTGGACGACTATCTGTGGCAGATCGAGCGCGAGGTTCTGGTCAACGTGGACCGGACGCTGGCGCTCATGCCCGGGGAGTTGGCCGGGGACGTGGAGGCGCGGGACCGGCATTTTCTGGCCTGGGGGGCCGAGCAGGTGCTCCAGTCCATCGACAAGCTCGAGGTGCGCGGCCGCGACTCGGCGGGCGTGGCCCTGGCATTCGTCCTGCCCGAGGGCGTGGATCCGGAGGCCGGTCTGACCGCCGCTCAGAAACAGGAATTGGCCGACCGCTCGTCCATCAACAACGCCGACACCCGCCAGGTGCTGGTGCGCAAGCTCGCCGACGGCCGGACCGCCTGCCGCTTCCTGTACAAGGTGGCCCAGCTGGTCGGCCAACTCGGGGACAACGGCGCGGCTCTGCGCGAATTCATCAAGCATGACGAGCTGTTGTGGACCATGTCCCAGGGGCTGCGGACGCTGAACATCATCGCCCACACCCGATGGGCGTCCAACGGGATCATCTCGGTGCCCAACTGCCATCCGGTGGACGGCCTGGTCGAGGGCGACATGTCCACGGGGCTGGAAAAGACCATGTTCGTGCTCAACGGCGACGTGGACAACTACCGCACCCTGGTGGAGGAATCGGTCCTGTCCAAGGGGGCGCACATCCCGTCGGCCATCTCGACCGACGCCAAGATCCTGCCCGTGCTCTTCCACCTGGGCGTGGAGGAGAGCGACGACGCCGAGGAGCGGTTCCGCAACGTGCTCAGGCGCTGCGAGGGGTCCCTGGCCGTGGTCATGCAGAATTTGAACGACTTCGACTCGCAGTTCCTGGCCCAGAAGGGGTCGGGCCAGTCCTTTTACATCGGCCGCACGCAGGACGGCTGGCTGGTGGCCAGCGAGGCCTACGGCATGGCCGCCCGGGCGCGGTCGTCCTTCCCGGTGGCCGTGCACCGCCAGGGCGGGGTGTCCGTGGTCCTGCGCGACACCGACCCCTCGGACGCCGTGCCCGTGGCCCGCTACCTGGACAACGGCGAGCCCGTGGCCCTGGCCGAGGAAACGATCGAGATCTTCTCGCGCGACATCTTCCGGGGCGAGTACGCCCACTACATCGAGAAGGAGATCCACGAGGCCCCGGACTCGGTGCGCAACACCCTGCACGGTAAATATCTCAAGAAAAACGGCGGTGTGGAGTTCCTGCCCGAAGGATTCGGGCGCGGCCCGGCCCTGGTCGGGCGGTTCCGGGACAAGACCCGGCCCATCCGGCGGATCATCTGCGTGGGCCAGGGCACGGCCGCCGTGGCCGCCATGGCCGTGTCCCGGCTGCTGCGCCGCACCCTGGCCGACACCGGCATGGCCATCGAGTCCTACACCGGGAGCGAACTCATCGGGTTCATGGGCGACGAGGGCATGGACGACGTGTTCCTGATCCCGGTGTCGCAGTCGGGCACGACCACGGACACCAACCGGGTGGTGGACCTGTGCCGCGACCGGGGCGCGTGGGTCAACTGCATCGTCAACCGGCGCAACTCGCCCCTGGTCCAGAAGTCGGACTCGCACATCTACACGAGCAACGGCCGGGACGTGGAGATGGCCGTGGCCTCGACCAAGGCGTTCTACTCCCAGATCGCGGCGGGCAAGCTGCTCTCCCTCTGGCTGGCGGACATCCTCGGGACCATGGACAAGGGGGCCATCCTCAAGGAAATCGAAGCGTTGGAAGGGCTGCCCGCGAAGATCGACAAGGTTTTGGAGAACAAGGAGCAGATCGCCGAAGTGGCCCGCAAGTACGCGCCCGTGCACCGCTACTGGGCCCTGGTCGGCAACGGCGCCAACTGCGTGGCGGCCCAGGAGGTGCGCATCAAGCTGTCGGAATTATGCTATAAATCCATCCCGTGCGACGTCACGGAGGACAAGAAGCACATCGACCTGTCCACCGAGCCCCTGACCCTGGTCATGGCCTCGGATTTGCCGGAGATGGTCGTCACGGACACGGTCAAGGAGACGACGATCTTCAAGGCGCACAACGGCTCGCCCATCGTGTTTTGCGCCGAGGACGAGGACCGCTTCGACCGGGTGGCCGAGGCCACGGTCAAGGTGCCGCGCGCGGGCGGCGGCCTGGATTTCGTGCTCGAGACCGTGGCCGGGCACTGGTGGGGCGTGTCCGCCGCCAAGGCCATCGACGGCCACGCCGAGCCGTTCCGCAGGGCCCGGGTGCTCATCGGCGGGATGCTCGAGGGCAACACCACCTTCGATCGCGAAAAACTGCTCATCGCCCTGAACGAGTGCGTCGAGCGCATCGCCTCGGGCGCCACGGACTCGGCCCTGCCCGCCCGGGTGGCCGCATCCCTGGCCAACTACATGCTCTGGCTGGTCAACCAGGCCCGGGCCATCCAGGCCACCGAGGCCCGCCTGCCCGACATCCTGACCATCCTGAACAAGGCCATCGAGGAAATGACCCGCCCCATAGACACCATCCGCCACCAGGCCAAAACCGTCACCGTCGGCATCAGCAGGCCGCAGGGCTAG